CAGTTTGTTGACTTGCTgcctgatttctttatttttaaaaatattgattgattgattgatttggctgtactgggtcttagttgccgctTGCGCGATCTGGTTCCCttaccaggggtggaacccacgtcccctgcactgggagcatggcgtcttagtcactggaccaccagggaagtcctttcttgattttttaagaCTGCCCCTGgagtcttctttctttcttggacTAACCGGTCTTGGTTTTCCAGTTCCTGGCTGGGGAGAAACTGATACTGACATCTTTCTTTAACACCCCCTGCCAACTCCCCAGAGGCCACGCCCCCAGGGAAAAGGGTGGACAACAAGATCCGGGTGCCGGTGCGCTACTGCATGCTGGGAAGTCGTGACTCGGCCAGGTCAGATGCACCCCATGCCCGCTGGAAGAacccccaccctcatccccatCTACAGAAGCTCTTGCAGCATGGGGTTGGGGGACAAGGGCAGGCAGGGGAAGGATGGAGACAAGGCCTCAGATCTTCAGAACTAGCTGTGGGACCGAGGGAGCCAGTGTGTGGGTGAGGGAAGGGCCTTGGGGTTCCTGAGGCTGTGGAACCTTCCTGGCTCCCACAGGAACCCCCACACCCTGGTGGAAGTAACGTCTTTCGCAGCTATCAACAAGTTCCAGCCGTTCAACGTGGCCGTCTCCAGCAACGTGCTGTTCCTGCTGGTGTGTGCCCACCTCCTACCTTGTCCCTTAGGGCTCAGGGGCTCCCAGGCTTGGGGAGGGGCTGGTCCCTGCCCAGAGGGTCCTTGGAATAGAGACCTTGTCTGCTCTGTTTACTATTGGTAAATAGTAGGCACTCAATCAATATCTGAGGAAGGAGGGGGGTGGGCTGACCCCCAGGACGGCCTTGGGACCAGGCACAGTCTGAGCGGGTCTTCCCatgtccctccccctccccaggactTCCACAGCCACCTGACCCGCAGCCAGGTCGTGGGGTACCTGGGGGGCCGCTGGGACATCAACAGTCAGAGTGGGTATTGGGGGCCCATGGGCAGAGAGGGTGTTTGGGGGCCAGGGTCAATGTCCACCCCTTCTCCCGCCTCCGTGCAGTGCTCACGGTGCTCAGAGCCTTCCCCTGTCGGAGCCGGCTGGGGGACGCGGAGACCGCAGCCACCGTGGAAGAGGAGGTGAGGGGGCGCATGGCAACGGGGCATTTGTGGGTGAGGGGGCGCAGGCTGGTGTGCACACAGCTGTCCTGGCTACTGCGTCAGGGCGCCTAGCGCCGTGTCGCCACTCAGCAAGGGTGCAGATAGGTACGTGTGAGCTCCAGTCCCTGCACCTGTGACCCCCACCGTCATTCTTCCTCTGCGCAGATGCCGCCAGCCCCTTCCCCGCTCAGACTGCCTGTCACCTGGTAAAGGCCGGATAGATATTAAATGCCCTCCTTCGATGTTTTCATAACAGTGCTTAGTATGCGCCTAGCACTGCACTAAGCACTCCACCCCCACCTTTTCCAGCATGGTCAGTTCCGGAGGACAGAATAGGTGTGCATTTGGTGCACAGCTTTCTCCACCcgcctcttcctttctctttaggCTTGCGCTTGCCTCTACTTGCGTTCGCACATCTGCCTCTTTaactatttattgagtacctactgtgtgccaggaattGTTCCTTGagctggggatacagcagtgagcaAAATAATATTTTGCCTTAGATTTACAATAGgagcatttgttattttattattattatattattattctattttggCTGCGCCACggcggcttgcaggatcttggttcctaCACCAGGGATTGAGACCCACCCCTTGTGGGGCTGTGAGAGGTCCAAgtccttaaccactagaccaccgggGAATATAGGaggctttaaaacaaaattacttatgtttggctctgctgggtcttttctctagttgtgggggcttctcttattgcagagctcGGGCTCTGGAGCATAGGGACTtaagtagttgcggctcccaggttCAATTGTTGTGGATGGGCTTATTTACTCTCCAGCATGTGGAGTCCTCCCGCATCTGGGGTTGAACCctttatctcttgcattggcaggcaggttctttacagctgagccaccggagaagcctgGAGCatcttctttatgtctttgttgACTGTCCCCCTCACTGGATTTGCTGAGCGCGGGGCAGGGTATGTCTCGGTTGCTCACTGATGTATCCTCAGAGGCCTGGTACACAGCAGGCGCTCATTAAATGTTGGCTGTGTGTGCCTGGCGTGCTGGCCGCCGGGAGTGGCGGTCACGCACCAGGGCTGGTGGAACCCCTCCGTCCCGCGCCGGCCCCAGCCGCGTCTCTGCCCTTAGATCTACCAGAGCCTGCTCCTGCGCGGCCTGTCCCTGGTGGGCTGGTACCACAGCCACCCGCATAGCCCGGCGCTACCGTCGCTGCAGGACATCGATAAGCAGATGGACTACCAGCTGCGGCTGCAGGGCTCCAGCAACGGTTTCCAGCCCTGCCTCGCCCTGCTCTGCTGTGAGTCCAGGGAAAGGGGTGGGCCTGGGCCCTGCTGGTCACCGAGATCCCAGATCCAGCTCCTTCTCTGTGTCTCCGTCTGCAGCCCCTTACTACTCTGGCAACCCCGGCCCAGAGTCCAAGATCTCGCCCTTCTGGGTGATGCCGCCCCCTGAGGTAGGCGGGGCTTCAGGGGAGGTGTGGATGGGGCCCTGCGTGGTTGTGGTTGTGGGCGGGGTCAGGAGGGCTTGTTAGCGGCGGAAAGCCAGTACTCTGGTTCCCGGCTCATCTGGGGAGCTGGGGCCTCAGATTGTCTCATCTGTGAGATAGGAACATAATAATTGCGCTGAGGCAGTAGGTGTGAGTGATGTTGAAAAGGTTGGGGCTCCAACTGTAGCAAGCTGCCTTGGCTACCAGTATGGCCTCCGACCTGAGACCTGTCTGGTTTCATTCTCCAAGTCCAGTCTTGGAGTCAGAAATCAGCTTTAGAAAGGAATTTGGGAGCCATGGCCactcctgtgtgtgtctgtgatggAGGCCACTCTGCCTCCCAGGTCACATTGCTGGGTTCTTCTGAGATCCCAGCCCAGAGCCAGGCCTGCAGTGTGGAttccctggcccccagcccagggAACTTCCTGCTGTGCCCTGAAGTAttgggctggggggcggggcgggggtagCTAGTGGTGACCAGCTTGTCTCCGCCAGCAAAGGCCCAGTGACTATGGCATCCCAATGGACGTGGAAATGGCCTATGTCCAGGACAACTTCCTGACTAATGACATCCTCCATGAGATGGTAAGCTGACTCTGGGGTGGTGTGGGTGGGGGACCCTGGGAGGAGCAGGCGGGGGCTGAGGGCGCCCCACTAGTTGGCTATAACTCTAGGAGTCAGGAAGCTGTGGTTGAAAGTGCCACATCAAGACCCAGATCAGGTCTCTTCTGCTGCTGAAAATCACGGGCTCTAAGGATCAAGTCCCCAGTCTCTGCCccggcccctccccccacccccacccggccTCCTTGCTGTTCTGGAAGGTGCTAGGGACGCTCCTACCTTGGGCTTCTGCACCTGCCACTGATTCTCCCAGTGGAGATATGTGAGGACCTCAGGTGTTACTTCTGCCATTCAATAGGCATTTAAACAAATGGAGCTAGTTCATCACACCTGTGACTTCACAGATGTTCCTGCTCAGACTAAGGCTAGGCCAGGGAGTCTTTCAGGGCTGCAGAGGTAGAAAGAATTGCATTCAGTGATTCTTCTGCTTCTGGGGGAGGCATCTTCTCCTCTAGGCAGCCCTCTCTCCTGCCAAATGCCTTCATTTCCCCAGGGTGGCACTGCTCGGGGGCCCCTCTCTTGGGGAACTGGGTAACCCCTACGTGCTGTGCTGCGTTAGTCCAGAGGCCCCTTGAAGGGCGGCAGCGGCTGGGGCTCATGTGTTCCTTTCCCACTAGATGCTGCTGGTAGAGTTCTACAGGGGCGCCCCTGACTTCATCAGGTTCCAGGAGCCTTGGAACCAGGAGCACACCTACCTGGACAAGCTGAAGGTGAGTGAGGCTCACACCTCGAGTCCTGTGCAAGCCCTTCCTTTTGTAAAGATCTCAGGGAGCCCCACAAGAATATATCCAGAGGCAGCTCGAGGAAAAGTGAGTTAAGTGAGCTTGTACAAAAGTATTTTAGTCAGATGTAAGCGCTGCCAAAGAAAAGTCACGTTTGTCACACAAGGGTGGTGACAGTGGTGGAGATGGCTATCAAGTACGGATGAAGATGTAAAAGCCTGCAGCCCTTGTGGCCCTGGGGCTATCCTGGCTGAGACGCTGCCCCTGAACAGGAGGGGCTCTGAGTCTGAAGCACAGCAGAGCTGAGCCAGGCAGAGGGGCTGGTGCTGGGAGTAGGCCGATCCAGTCCGCCCTgcaccacccccccaacccccgcggctctccccgctcccccccccccggctcccccccctcccctccccccccccccctcgtTAAGTCAGCGGTCTGTGTCAGCAAGGGCTTGGCAGCCTTTTGTGTCCTGCCTGGGAGTCATTCTCAGAAGACACATTCTCAGAAGACACATCTCACTCGGCTTTACAGAGAACCAGCTTCATATATTTGCTTGTTCTGTTCAGACTGAACAGTGACCCGGGCTTAAAGCTGCCACACTGGTCACCTCCTGCCGCGGTGCTGGGTGGGAAGGGTGGGCGTGGCCTGGGCGCACGGGGGGGCGGGGCGTGTGAGAGCAGACTGTCGAAGGTGTGGAGGAATCTTACCCCCGCCCCCGACGACATTCCTAGGCCCAGGATGCACCTGGAGGTGTGGTTTTAGGGACACCACCGGGGTTAGCGGAGCCCTTAGCGGGGCAGCAGCCCTGAGGCGCCGGACCTGCCTGTTTTCAGATCTCCCTGGCCAGCAGGATGCCCAAGGACCAGGGCCTAGGCCACATGCTGGAGCAGGTTTACAGCCTCCTCAAGCAAGGGAACTGAGGGAACCAGTCTTCAAAGACAGGAGAGGGCTCTGATTAGACGTGCCCCCTGCGCCTCTGGGTGATGGGATGGGTCCAGGGCTTCTTTGCTGTTTGTCCCGTGTGACTGACTGTGACAGCAGGGGCTCAGATTATATAATAAAGGAGAAACGGGCCAGGTGTCTCTCAGGTGCTGTGACTGTGGGGAGGGCCTGAGCTGGTGACCAGGCAAGTGACAgccacccccgcccctcccccttgCTGCAGGCTGGTGCCCATGCAGGCCCTGCCCTGGCTGGAGACCCCTTAGGAAGGCTTGCCCTGCACCACCACCAGGCCAGAGACTGTAGAAAGAGAcatttaatacttttttaaaaaaacatcaggATTACATTTGGATCTGCCCCAGGCTATGACATCCGTGCCTCCTCCAGATGCTGGTTAACCAGGGGGCCTCAGGGACGAGAAAGGGGGCCTGGTGTCCTTGGGGGCTTTATCAGTCACCAGAGGAGAGGAATGTGAGCCAGGCCCAGGGTCCCCTGCTGGCCTGGTCAGCTGCCTACCTTGGTGTGGAGAAGATGCCTGAGCCACTGTCCAGAGAGGGTGTGGTGGCTGGCTTGGGACAGGGACTCCCCAGGGGTCCCAGCACCAGGGCTCAGGAACATTCACTTGTCAAAGCCTTTGTGCTTGACCTTCCACATAGTGGAGGCTGGGCTCCCATGGTCCCGTGtatgtctgtatatgtgtgtgtatgtgtacacacactgtATGTGTTTGCTGGTCATGGCAGCTTGTGCCAGAGTGAGATGCTGCCTGTGCTTGGCTGGAGATGGGGCGGTGGGCATGAGTGGGTGGGATTCAGTGCCCTGCAGGAGGGAGATGGCCTGTCCTTGGGGGCCCTGGCCTCTGAGACCCCCAGCCTCATCTCTTCGTGAGTCCCCAGCGAGAGGGAAGGGGCAAGGTCTTTCCAGGGAGGTGGCATCTGTAGGCATTCATGGGCCCAGGGGACCCTGGAGGGGGGATTTAAAAGCAGGGTGGTGAGTCTCAGCCAGGGGGTCTGGCCTAGACCACCCCATCACACCAACGTTCAGTCCCATCCTTTTAAGGGCAAGTCTCTGGGCTGtgagggatggaggtgggagaggacaCGTGTACATGTGTGTCAATGTTGGATGAAGACATGAGAGGACGTgagtgtgcatgtctgtgtgtggatGGAGGTGGGAAAGAATGTGTGTTtgaatctgtgtgtgtgagaaagaggtggggggagaggaggaggtcCACCTGGAGTCACCCATCCCTGGAGAGGAGTAGGAGTTAGTGTTTCTAAGAGCACCTTAGTGTGAGCCTCCTGGGGCGAGCGGTGGGCTGGGGGCAGAGTCTAGAGcagcaggatggggaacactgcCCAGCCCCAAGATGGCCACACGGAGTGGGGAAGGGGGCCCCTTGGCGGTGAGTGCTAGTGTAAACGGGGACCCTGCTGCCCCTGGACCGGCAGGAAGCGGGCCACCCCGCCGGCCACGAGCACTGCCCTGGCCATGTGGAATGCAGAGATCTGGACGGAGGGGTGGTCACTGGGGCAGCGGCACCAGCACCTCCACGTAGCTGAGGGGGAAGAAGCCTGACTGGCCGTCCAGCATGCCCTCGTACCAGTTCTCATCGATCTGGTTGGTCAGTGTGATGATGTCGCCCTCATGGAAGCCCAGCTCCCCATCGTTCTCAGGCTCGAAGTCGTACAGGGCCTTGCAGCTCGGCTGGTCCAGGggtgctggggttgggggtggtccAGGCTGTCACGTGCCCCAGGCAGTCCGCAGGGTGAGGCCGCCTCCCCTCCTGCCCAGCTGCCTGGTCCTGCCCACCACTTCCCACGGCTGCCCAGAGTAGGTGACGAGGGGAGAAAGACTCTGGGAGGAGCTGGCGATGCCTCGTGGCATCAGGGTGTCAGTGAACAGAAGCAATAGCGCTTGGGGCACCACTTGGAGCAGTGAGGGCCAGCTCCAGTTCTACTGGAGGCGGGGAGAGGAGGCGGGGGAGAAGAACCCTAAACCCCAGGtgggagcccagggcagggcctgTGCCCATGTGGGACACTCACGCATGCTCCTGCTGGGGGTCCGAACAGGCTTGTCAGAAGATCGGAAAGATGATGAAGCTGCTTGCAAACGAAGCACAAGGTGGGCCGAAGATGTTAGGGTGGGGCCTGGTGCCCATCCCAGGGTTGGGTAGGAGGGGCTCTCTCACAGGGGACTGGCCCTGTGGCTGGGGACTACTCCAAAAGGGGCCTGGGGCAGAGCAGAAGCCTCTTCCTCCTTACCTGTGATCTTGGGGGCCGCGGCACAGGGGAAGCCCCCGTTGGACTGCTCAGGCTCTCCGAGGTCCAGGAGCTCCCGCGGCTTGGGCTTATACTCCCGTTTGGGGCGTGAGGAGGCTTCCCGCATCCTGGAGGGGAGGGAGTGCATGTCGAGGTCAGCTGCCACCCTGGGACTCAGGGTGCACGTGGGGGGCTGTGTGAGGGGTTACCATGCACGGAAACACTGGTGGGGGTCCCCTGGTGTTCCTCCAAGGCTGCCTACAGGCTGCGCCCCACTGAACCCAGAAGCTTCCTTGGTGATGGCTGCCTGGGTGCTGCTGCCCCACAGACACCCTCCCCGCATCAGGGAACCACCCCCACCAGGATTTCCCTTCTCAAGGTCCTGGGCGCCTCCTGACTGTGAGATGGCCCTCAGGGCCAAGTGcccagggagacagggaaggaggagaatggCCTTCCAGGGACAGTCGAGCAAACCCTCTCCCCAAAGGACATCCCAAGCCTCTCCTCTGGGACCAGTGGGAGTGTGATGAGGTCTTGCTGTCTCCTggaacccccaccccctgcagcctGGGGGTTCTTTCTAAAAAGGAGGTAACCGCCCCCTGCTGCTGCTCACAGCAGGGTGGGGTTCCCCAGGGGCAGGTCATCCCTCAGGCCCTAAAGGGCTGGCCCAGGTGGCCCCAGCCTCAGGCCATTGGGCCTCCTAGTCGGCAGAGTGGGCCGCTGTTCACAGGGAGAAGCCAGGGGCCAGACTCACCTTCGCTTGAGCTTGTCGGCCAACTCATCCAGGATCTGCACTGCCTGCCGGTGGTAGTCCAGCTGGGCGTCCACCAGGGCAGAGAGCTGGCTCACCTGCTCGATCTGCAAGGGACCAGCCGGGGCTGCAGTACAGCCCTCCTGACCCCCATCTCCAGCTGCTTCCTGCAGGGAGCCTTCACAGCTTGTTCTGGACATGGACCCATCCCTGCCTGTCTGCCTGACCCTTGAGCTGCAGCTGGAGGAGGGTGAGGGGCCTGAGGAGACCCCAAAGCCTCAGGTGGCCAGTCACCTCCTTGGGTCCTCTTGTATCCACTTTCCTTCACATCCTGAACAGGCAACCCCACCCACTGGCCCTGGGAAGCTGGCACCACCGCTGGGCTCATTTTCGGGGCTCCCCCAGGGTCCATGAGGAGGGTGCACAGCCTGCATACGCACATCAGTCTCCAGGAGGTGATGCATACTGGTCTCTGCCACCTCCTTGGACTCTTCAAACTTCTCCATGGCCTGGCGCAGCTCCTCGTCGGGGATCTTGCCCTGCCGCTTCTTCTTGTAGTCGAAGTCAAGGCGGCGGCCCTCCAGCTTCTTCAGGTGGTGCTGCAGGCCAGGATGGGGGTCAGGTCTCGTGCCTGGGGCCTCAGGGAGGGCCACCCCGCAGCACCTCCTGCTGGGAATCTGGCCCAGGTGGGGCTTGGTGGGGGCATACCTGGATTTCCTTCAGGTCCTTGTCACACAGGTTCTGCAGAGGGTCAATGAAGTTCTGCTTGACCTCAATGTCCAGGGAGTCCTTCACCTCAGCTAGGCGCTTCATGGACTCCCCGGCATCCAGCAGGGCATCGCCTGGGGAGAgcgtggggtgggggaggaagctgTCACAGGCAGCCTTGGCCTGCATGATGAAGACACGTCACCCCCACAGCCAAGAACCTGGATGCCAGAACTGAGAACAAGGGACCCTGGAATTTGACCCGGAGCCACAGGGGCCGGTATTCATAAGCCACCCTCCCAGCTCTCTGAAGGCACCCAGGTCTGGCCTAGGTCAACTGTAGGGGGATGCAGCTTTCCCGTGGCCATGACGCCGTAGACAGTGCTCATGGGAGACAGAGGGAGCTTCCAAAGAAGCCTCGACTGCTCTCTTCCACGGAGCCAGCCAGCCCTGGAGAAGCTCCAGAGACTGCCCCATGTTCTCAGGCCCCCTCCacccagcaccccccaccccatccaggcCCCCCCACCTCGGCCTCACCAAAGTTGGACTCGCCACCCAGCTCCTTCCCATGGCGGATCATGCACTCGCCCAGCAGGCCCTCTGACTGTGGGTAGCCAGGGTTCTTCACCTGCCCTCGGATCTTGGATACTGTGTTGAGCATCGTCAGCTTGGCCCGAGAGGCTAGGAGAGGACGGGCCAGGTGGGCATGGGTATGGTCTTGAGCCGCCAGGCCTGTGCTTGGCCAGCACCACCAGCTGCCCCTCTCTGCCCATTCATTTCATAAgtgctcccccaccccagggaacCAGAACCTCCCAGACTTCTCTCCTGGGAGCACTGACAGTGGGCAGGagctgaggggtgggggaagggggtgtGCTCCTCAAGACCCCCATAGAAGCAGGGTAGACAGGTCTAGGTGTGGACGGGTACAGGCACCCCAACACAGAccttttccaggggctggggtggggggacaggcaTGCTTGCATCCCCAGCAGCTCCAGTCCATCCTGGCACAGGCCTCAGGTGGAGGCGGCTGCTGGTGCTGCCTGTCCGGCCCCCATTCACCTTTCACCACAGAACCCAGcagtccctgcctccctcttgGTCCCAAGACCCCACTGCATGCTCCAGAGGCAGGTGCACAGCTGGGGCCTGCCAGCCAATTCACACTAGTTTGGCGAGTTGACTGGAAGAAAAACATACTCTTTTCTGCTGGGACCACTAGCTGTAAGGGTAATTTAAGGCTAGGATCACGAGAAACGGGAGCTGACAGATAAAGCAGTAGGAAACTCGAGACCCTGAGGACCTCCTTTGAATGCCTGGATCCAGCCCTGCCTGAAACCACCCACCCCTGGATGTTTCAGTTCTTTGGGCCCATGCCTTTCTTCTTCATGCTCCAGTAACCAGAGGACTCCTGACTGCCAGAGACCTAAGGAGTTGGGGTGCAGACCACTCACAGCTGATAGGTGCCCCTACCTGGGTTGGGCTGCAGGTACTCAATGGTTCTGGCCAACACTTCTGTCACAGCCTTGCTGGTGACATCCACCTTCTGTAAAGAGAGTCCGTGTGTGGAGTTTCAAAACCATGAGGGTGCCTGAGGCCAAACCAGGAGCCCCTGGACAGCCCTCAAGCTGTCGAGTTCCCTGCCTGCCTCAGCATCCACACGGGAACCCCCTGCTGCTTCAGGGTCTCTCTACCTCCTTGCTGGTGGTTGTGCTGTGTCCCCACCGCTACCTGCCCAGAGCTGGGGGAGGCCTGCAACCCACCCAGACGTTCCCCATGAGCCTTGCGGACCCGAGTGCTCAGGGCCAGCCATCAGACAGGTGCGTTCTCCCATTACCTTCTCCATCTCTTTGAAGTCATCGTCAAGCTTGGTCCCTTCTGCCCCTCCGACCTTCTCACTGACCAGCTGGGGGACAAAAGGAGTGAAGAGTGTGAGCCAAGGAGGAGGAAAGTGAGGGCTCAGAATGGCTATGATGGCTTCCCAGGGATGCTGGACGTGGTGGCCAATGACAGGGGAGGGATCTAAAAGAGGTCCTTGCTCCAAACCCCCACACTCCTGCAAACCCAGGGTCTGGAGCTTGTCCTGGGGGGACCCTCTCTGGTCATGCCCACGTGGTCAGGCTGTGCTGGCGGCTCCAGTCTGAGAGTGTCCCCTACCCCCGCAGGGTTGTGCAGACTGTCTGGGTCCCCCTTATAGGCTGTGGTGCCCATGCCTGGACAGTGGTGCTGTAGTTCAGTTCCAGGTGAGGGGCCAAGGCTCACGGAAATGTGACCTCCCTCTCCCATTGAAGGGCCACTCAGGGAAGGAATATTGCAGACTACTGCTCTgcatctcccctgcccccacctacCCGCCGGGGACAGTAATAAGCAGGTCCCGAGGCCAAATGACGAGCACCAAGCGGAAGGGAAGACCTGTCTTGCATGAGCCAACTGTCACGGGGCCAGAAGTCACTTCTGGtatgggcacacacacatgcacgcaattTCCTAATGGCTGGCAGCAGTCTGCCCACCCCTTGGGACAGCTCCAGGGGCTCCTGAGGGCAGGAGCCAGCACTGTTCAATGACTGGCCCACTGCCTTTGGCCTGTGTGGTCTCGGGCTATTGAGGTTCTtgtctctgtaaaatggggtcacAGCTGTGCACTCACGGGGCTACTGTGTGCAAGCGTGTGCTGGGGAGGGACTCCCATGATGCCCACACTGCCCACCCCGATGCCCCATTATTTCCCGAGCATCTTGTCTCTCCATGAGGAGGCAGAGCTGCAGGACAGGCCCAGCCTGTAGGCCTTTATCCCTGCCCTACCTACCCAGGATCTGGGAGCGTTGCTCAGGTAGCTACACACCCCGGCCAGTCAGGGTTCTCATGGCAGCTGCACACTGGAGTCCAGGAGGGCATGGGGCACAGGCAGGAGGCAAGCTTGGCTCAGGGACCTCCTCAGACAGGCAGGAGCTGTGCACCTGACTCTGACTTTATAAGGGAAGCCCTGTCTCTCTCCTATAGGTGTTTCTGGGGCGTCCCACTTTGTTTCATGGGACAGTTTCACTTCTTTTGATAATGGCAAAACAGGACGTTCTCAAattcagtggttgccagagggaaatGAGTGAGATGTCTGATGTGGGACGAGACACTTCTGGTGAACCGGGAGGCCATTGAAGCGCCAGGGCTTGAAACCACACCTTCCGGGCCGAGGGCCTGCTCGGTACAGGGGGCCTGGGCACCTGCGGGGACCACGTCCTTCCTCTGAGGGGGGAGGGCACGGGCAGACCCCATGGCCTCTTCCAGGCCCCCTGGGAGTGTCCCTCTGGGAGCCCCCTACAGTTACCACGTGGGCCCTCCCTGTTCCGGCCCCTGGAGGCCCCACTGGGAACACCTGGATCCCCACCAGTCTCTTtgtccccccagcccccacgAGGGAGCGCTAAGCTCCAGCCCCTTGGGCTGACTGGCCTCAAGCCCCTTCTCTCCAAGGCTCACAGTCTGGAACTGATGCAAATGGGTGAGAGGATGACGAGGccagagggaagaaagggaaTGGGCACGCCACAGGCCAACCGCAGCGAGAgcatcagggaagggaggggcgcTGAGGGCAGGGTCCCTGAGGAGGCGAGGACAGCTCTCCAGAGGAAGGGCAGGGGTGCTGCCTGGTGAGGCTGCGGCCAGGGCGTGCCCATCTGGGTGGGAGGCAGGACTCTGACGCTCAGTCCTGCTCAGGGACCCTGCACACACCCTCTGAGAGGCAATGAGGGCAGCAGCGCCACCATGGAGGTTAACACTTTCACCCGCAGCTTCGGCATCCCACTCCCCACAACCTGCCAACATCCCCAGCCTGTGGGAGATGGGCCAGGCAGGCAACAGGCTGTGCCCAATCTCCTGTCTGCATCCACTGAGTCCCCACCCCATCCATCATCTTACGGTGCAGAGGGACTCACCCCACTAGCTGAGGCCTGCACAGCTGTGGCACCACCCAGGGCAAGGGACAGCTGAGCAGGTGGGTGACTGCTACCCACTCTCCTGCAGGGCCGTGATGGCAGTGGTGTGGAAACCATGGCCTCCTGGGCCTGTGCAGCCAGGTGGGAGCCTGAGCGACTGGCAGTGGGCCCACACTGGCTGCCACCATGACACCCACAACTGTGCTTCCCAGGGGAGTCATGGAACCAGGCCTGGCAGCAGCCTTTGGAGATGAACTTGCTGCTGCCTGTCAGACAGGCCTCTCGGACTGCAGCCTGGATTCACTTCTGCCCTGGGA
The DNA window shown above is from Bos indicus x Bos taurus breed Angus x Brahman F1 hybrid chromosome 7, Bos_hybrid_MaternalHap_v2.0, whole genome shotgun sequence and carries:
- the SH3GL1 gene encoding endophilin-A2 isoform X1 → MSVAGLKKQFYKASQLVSEKVGGAEGTKLDDDFKEMEKKVDVTSKAVTEVLARTIEYLQPNPASRAKLTMLNTVSKIRGQVKNPGYPQSEGLLGECMIRHGKELGGESNFGDALLDAGESMKRLAEVKDSLDIEVKQNFIDPLQNLCDKDLKEIQHHLKKLEGRRLDFDYKKKRQGKIPDEELRQAMEKFEESKEVAETSMHHLLETDIEQVSQLSALVDAQLDYHRQAVQILDELADKLKRRMREASSRPKREYKPKPRELLDLGEPEQSNGGFPCAAAPKITAASSSFRSSDKPVRTPSRSMPPLDQPSCKALYDFEPENDGELGFHEGDIITLTNQIDENWYEGMLDGQSGFFPLSYVEVLVPLPQ
- the MPND gene encoding MPN domain-containing protein isoform X1, whose amino-acid sequence is MAEVLPPRGGAASRAGKKEPEAHRARGVGRNDHGSLSLPVAPEPLSPAGAAGEEAPDEDEDEAEAEDPERPGASGGARGGGGGGGAGPGSCGGPGGALTRRAVTLRVLLKDALLEPGAGVLSIYYLGKKFVGDLQPDGRIVWQETGQVFNSPSAWATHCKKLVNPAKKSGCGWASVKYKGQKLDKYKAAWLRRNQLHMTATAADESPASEGEEEEPLIEEEEEEVLTAASADDKSRRPQGKGPSEPVHSEATPPGKRVDNKIRVPVRYCMLGSRDSARNPHTLVEVTSFAAINKFQPFNVAVSSNVLFLLDFHSHLTRSQVVGYLGGRWDINSQMLTVLRAFPCRSRLGDAETAATVEEEIYQSLLLRGLSLVGWYHSHPHSPALPSLQDIDKQMDYQLRLQGSSNGFQPCLALLCSPYYSGNPGPESKISPFWVMPPPEQRPSDYGIPMDVEMAYVQDNFLTNDILHEMMLLVEFYRGAPDFIRFQEPWNQEHTYLDKLKISLASRMPKDQGLGHMLEQVYSLLKQGN
- the MPND gene encoding MPN domain-containing protein isoform X2, whose product is MAAPEPLSPAGAAGEEAPDEDEDEAEAEDPERPGASGGARGGGGGGGAGPGSCGGPGGALTRRAVTLRVLLKDALLEPGAGVLSIYYLGKKFVGDLQPDGRIVWQETGQVFNSPSAWATHCKKLVNPAKKSGCGWASVKYKGQKLDKYKAAWLRRNQLHMTATAADESPASEGEEEEPLIEEEEEEVLTAASADDKSRRPQGKGPSEPVHSEATPPGKRVDNKIRVPVRYCMLGSRDSARNPHTLVEVTSFAAINKFQPFNVAVSSNVLFLLDFHSHLTRSQVVGYLGGRWDINSQMLTVLRAFPCRSRLGDAETAATVEEEIYQSLLLRGLSLVGWYHSHPHSPALPSLQDIDKQMDYQLRLQGSSNGFQPCLALLCSPYYSGNPGPESKISPFWVMPPPEQRPSDYGIPMDVEMAYVQDNFLTNDILHEMMLLVEFYRGAPDFIRFQEPWNQEHTYLDKLKISLASRMPKDQGLGHMLEQVYSLLKQGN
- the SH3GL1 gene encoding endophilin-A2 isoform X2, with translation MSVAGLKKQFYKASQLVSEKVGGAEGTKLDDDFKEMEKKVDVTSKAVTEVLARTIEYLQPNPASRAKLTMLNTVSKIRGQVKNPGYPQSEGLLGECMIRHGKELGGESNFGDALLDAGESMKRLAEVKDSLDIEVKQNFIDPLQNLCDKDLKEIQHHLKKLEGRRLDFDYKKKRQGKIPDEELRQAMEKFEESKEVAETSMHHLLETDIEQVSQLSALVDAQLDYHRQAVQILDELADKLKRRMREASSRPKREYKPKPRELLDLGEPEQSNGGFPCAAAPKITASSSFRSSDKPVRTPSRSMPPLDQPSCKALYDFEPENDGELGFHEGDIITLTNQIDENWYEGMLDGQSGFFPLSYVEVLVPLPQ